One segment of Nostoc piscinale CENA21 DNA contains the following:
- a CDS encoding cyclic nucleotide-binding domain-containing protein, with translation MTLQETVIWLQERTTLGILSSAALNAIAQVVELQTIPQGSYLVNAGTPPAALYILKDGQIESDTSNKNNFAFACGFLPGAVINLRQLLLDELIPSTIISLTECHVWVIPAAEFRALANQYPEITQALSRSLAQELAQVTSALTYEQERSVALRPYLVTKAQRGIVGTSRYALRLREQIREAAADRKSTEIFGEPGLEKDNIAALIHYGSPQRREPMIKINCGILQTSGVDLFGRFGGKAGLLEWLGEGTLVLNNIQELPPELLPAMVQFIKTGTYTPVTRDGEPLAEPRTSPARILIISEKTESKIERCVGRVIKVPPLRVRKADIQAQVEYYTSLYVRSRGLSKPHITPEALRRLQSYDFPGNLKELKNLVERAIVQAGERQELTEEIFWSAQTKKKEFRVNLLNTYSGLRKFLRSDWWPDKINYGFTVIAFPIIIMILFLGPQTRDRNFALNLFWAWWWPFFLLIFPFLGRVWCAVCPFMIYGEITQKLSLWLFPRQLKRWPRETAEKWGGWFLFGLFTLIFLWEELWHLENTAYLSACLLLLITAGAMIFSAIFERRFWCRYLCPIGGMNGLFAKLSMTELRAQQGICSATCTTYQCYKGGPQKGEGMETNGCPLYSHPAQLEDNRDCVLCMTCLKACPHRSVEFNLRPPGIELWTTHVPRQYEVALLFLLLGGVYLHRLPELQSWLELHLDLTQFWPHLGLSLFALIFPLAVAGAAYFLIQLFNFQRKPKSFKELAYGYLPLVLGGNLAHYLHLGLAEGGKILPVTLATFGLNSGNLPVLIAHTAVISFLQGFTLIISTLLTIVLTQKIARQPLRSLLWQHLATIGFTASMWVLIVL, from the coding sequence ATGACATTACAAGAAACAGTCATTTGGCTACAAGAACGTACCACTTTAGGAATTCTCTCATCGGCAGCGTTGAATGCGATCGCCCAAGTTGTAGAATTGCAAACAATACCTCAAGGTAGTTACTTAGTCAACGCAGGTACTCCGCCAGCAGCACTATACATCCTCAAAGATGGACAAATTGAAAGCGATACCAGCAATAAAAATAACTTTGCCTTTGCTTGTGGCTTTCTACCAGGGGCAGTCATTAACCTGCGACAACTACTATTAGATGAATTAATACCATCGACAATTATTTCCCTCACAGAATGCCATGTCTGGGTAATTCCTGCGGCTGAGTTTCGTGCTTTAGCCAACCAATATCCCGAAATTACCCAAGCATTATCTCGCTCTTTAGCCCAAGAATTAGCCCAAGTTACATCAGCCTTAACTTACGAACAAGAACGTTCTGTGGCTTTGCGTCCTTATTTAGTCACGAAAGCCCAACGAGGTATTGTGGGGACGAGTCGCTATGCACTCAGGTTGCGGGAACAAATACGAGAAGCCGCAGCCGACCGCAAGTCAACAGAAATATTCGGTGAACCAGGGTTAGAAAAAGATAATATTGCCGCTTTGATTCACTACGGTTCACCTCAACGCCGCGAACCCATGATTAAAATTAATTGTGGCATTCTCCAAACAAGCGGTGTCGATTTATTTGGTCGTTTTGGCGGCAAAGCAGGGCTTTTAGAATGGTTGGGTGAAGGCACTTTAGTACTCAACAATATCCAAGAACTGCCCCCAGAATTATTACCAGCAATGGTGCAGTTTATCAAAACAGGCACTTACACCCCAGTAACTCGTGATGGTGAACCATTAGCCGAACCTCGCACCAGTCCAGCGCGAATTTTGATTATTTCCGAAAAAACTGAATCTAAAATTGAACGTTGTGTAGGTCGTGTAATTAAAGTACCGCCATTGCGAGTACGAAAGGCTGATATTCAAGCCCAGGTAGAATATTACACTAGCCTGTATGTGCGATCGCGCGGTCTGTCAAAACCTCATATCACCCCAGAAGCTTTACGCCGCTTGCAATCTTATGATTTTCCTGGCAATCTCAAAGAGTTAAAAAATTTAGTTGAACGGGCAATTGTTCAAGCCGGAGAAAGACAGGAATTAACCGAAGAAATCTTTTGGTCAGCCCAAACGAAGAAAAAAGAATTTCGCGTCAACTTATTAAATACTTATTCTGGGTTACGAAAATTTCTCCGCAGTGACTGGTGGCCTGACAAAATTAACTATGGCTTTACGGTGATTGCTTTTCCGATCATTATTATGATTTTATTTTTGGGGCCGCAAACCCGCGATCGCAATTTCGCTTTAAATTTATTTTGGGCTTGGTGGTGGCCTTTCTTTTTACTTATCTTTCCCTTTCTCGGTCGCGTCTGGTGTGCTGTTTGCCCCTTTATGATTTACGGCGAAATTACTCAAAAATTATCTCTGTGGTTATTTCCCCGCCAACTTAAACGCTGGCCGCGAGAAACAGCCGAAAAATGGGGTGGATGGTTTTTATTTGGTTTATTTACCTTAATTTTCCTTTGGGAAGAACTCTGGCATTTAGAAAATACAGCTTACCTATCTGCCTGTTTGCTATTGTTAATTACAGCCGGGGCAATGATTTTTTCCGCCATATTTGAACGGCGGTTTTGGTGTCGCTATCTCTGTCCCATTGGCGGGATGAATGGTTTATTTGCCAAACTCTCGATGACAGAACTACGCGCACAACAAGGCATTTGTTCGGCAACCTGTACTACCTATCAATGTTACAAAGGCGGGCCACAAAAAGGCGAAGGTATGGAAACCAATGGCTGTCCTTTATATTCTCATCCTGCCCAGCTAGAAGACAACAGAGATTGCGTCTTATGTATGACTTGTTTAAAAGCCTGTCCTCATCGTTCCGTTGAGTTTAACTTGCGTCCCCCTGGAATTGAATTGTGGACAACTCATGTACCACGCCAGTATGAAGTGGCATTATTGTTTTTACTTTTGGGTGGTGTATATCTGCATCGTTTACCAGAATTGCAATCATGGTTGGAACTGCATCTAGATTTAACGCAATTTTGGCCGCATTTAGGTTTATCGTTATTTGCCTTAATTTTCCCTTTGGCTGTGGCTGGGGCTGCTTATTTTTTGATACAACTATTCAATTTTCAACGCAAGCCGAAATCATTCAAGGAACTTGCTTATGGCTACTTACCCTTGGTGTTGGGAGGCAACTTAGCCCACTACCTGCACTTAGGTTTAGCAGAAGGTGGGAAAATTTTACCAGTAACTTTAGCAACTTTTGGGTTAAATAGCGGAAATTTGCCTGTATTGATAGCACATACAGCCGTTATCAGCTTTTTGCAAGGTTTTACTTTAATTATTTCTACTTTGTTAACCATAGTACTCACTCAAAAAATAGCACGACAACCACTGCGATCGCTCTTATGGCAACATCTCGCAACTATTGGGTTTACAGCTAGTATGTGGGTGTTAATTGTCTTGTAG
- a CDS encoding carbohydrate ABC transporter permease, whose protein sequence is MKFFKQNPKLKIVLIYIVLGAIALITLFPLLWLISTALKSPTENILQSPPQLLPSQPTLGNFATVWQSLPFAQYLYNSTLVSVLTVGLNLLFCALAAYPLARLSFPGRDWIFVAIVSTIMIPFQIVMIPLYILTVQLGLVNTYWGMMFPSLASAFGIFLLRQAFMGVPKEIEEAARMDGSSELGLWWHIMLPAVSPALVTLAIFVFIGSWSDFLWPLIVIQDEKLYTLPLGVAKLAGTFSLDWRLVAAGSIISIAPVLILFIFLQRYIVPTETGSGVKG, encoded by the coding sequence ATGAAATTTTTCAAACAGAATCCCAAGTTGAAGATTGTATTAATTTATATAGTTTTAGGAGCGATCGCACTCATCACTCTCTTCCCCTTACTTTGGTTAATTAGTACTGCTTTAAAATCACCAACGGAAAATATATTACAGTCGCCACCACAGTTACTTCCCAGTCAACCAACACTGGGCAATTTTGCTACAGTGTGGCAATCTTTACCATTTGCTCAATATTTATATAACAGTACTTTGGTGTCTGTATTGACTGTTGGGTTAAATTTACTATTTTGTGCTTTGGCGGCTTACCCTTTAGCCAGATTATCATTTCCGGGGCGAGACTGGATTTTTGTGGCGATCGTCTCAACAATCATGATTCCCTTTCAGATTGTCATGATTCCCCTGTATATTTTGACAGTCCAATTAGGCTTAGTAAACACTTATTGGGGGATGATGTTTCCGAGTTTGGCTTCGGCTTTTGGTATTTTCTTACTGCGACAAGCTTTTATGGGTGTACCAAAAGAAATCGAAGAAGCGGCGCGGATGGATGGTAGTTCTGAGTTAGGTTTATGGTGGCATATTATGTTGCCAGCAGTTAGTCCTGCGTTAGTTACACTGGCAATTTTCGTCTTTATTGGGTCTTGGAGTGATTTTCTTTGGCCGTTAATTGTCATTCAAGACGAAAAACTCTACACCCTGCCTTTGGGAGTAGCAAAATTAGCTGGTACTTTTTCCTTAGACTGGCGCTTAGTAGCTGCTGGTTCGATAATTTCCATCGCCCCAGTACTGATATTATTTATATTTTTACAACGCTACATTGTCCCAACTGAAACTGGTAGTGGTGTTAAAGGTTAA
- a CDS encoding 5-formyltetrahydrofolate cyclo-ligase — protein sequence MDTVDIQLDKAKLRRTFIKKRQLMSVAEWREKSDRICTTLQTLIHYDQAKTILAYFSFRQEPDLSPLFANIQYQWGFPRCVGNSLSWHVWQSGDSLQINNYGIGEPHPDAPTINPSEVDLILVPSVACDRQGYRLGYGGGYYDRLLSSPEWANKPTVGIVFDFAYLPQIPTEQWDKPLKIVVSETGLTGKD from the coding sequence ATGGATACAGTTGATATTCAACTAGATAAGGCAAAACTACGTCGTACATTTATCAAAAAACGGCAATTGATGTCTGTTGCAGAATGGAGAGAAAAAAGCGATCGCATCTGTACAACATTACAAACTTTGATTCACTATGATCAAGCAAAGACAATACTTGCTTATTTCAGCTTTCGTCAAGAACCTGATTTAAGTCCCTTATTTGCAAATATTCAATATCAATGGGGGTTTCCGCGCTGTGTTGGTAATTCCCTATCTTGGCATGTTTGGCAATCTGGAGACTCGCTGCAAATTAACAACTATGGTATTGGTGAACCTCATCCCGATGCGCCAACCATAAACCCTAGTGAAGTAGATTTAATTCTTGTGCCTAGTGTAGCTTGCGATCGCCAAGGATATCGCTTGGGTTATGGCGGTGGATATTATGACCGCTTACTCAGTTCTCCTGAATGGGCAAATAAACCAACTGTAGGTATAGTATTTGATTTTGCTTACTTGCCTCAAATCCCTACAGAACAGTGGGATAAACCTCTAAAAATTGTGGTGAGTGAAACTGGCTTGACTGGAAAAGATTAA
- a CDS encoding sugar transferase, with protein sequence MTAQSSLLSGKRSLRQDASSSRRTFLKRSKKTKTPRVKPQALSAQALNGEFVKRLFDIGFSLSVLILFFPLYLILALLIAFSSEGPIFYVQERVGKNYRRFNCIKFRTMVSNADEMLMQMMETSPQLRQEFESSFKLKHDPRITTIGKFLRITSLDEFPQFWNVLKGDMSVVGPRPLVAEELPKYGHHIGQVLTIRPGITGLWQVSGRNDIPYPRRVQIDLHYVKFRNFWLDLWIILKTINVVIMPKNNGAY encoded by the coding sequence ATGACTGCCCAGAGCTCACTCCTCTCCGGCAAGCGAAGCCTACGGCAAGACGCTAGTTCGTCTAGGCGTACTTTCTTAAAACGTAGCAAAAAAACCAAGACACCCAGGGTAAAACCCCAGGCGCTGTCTGCTCAGGCTTTAAACGGAGAGTTTGTTAAGCGACTATTCGACATCGGGTTTTCGCTGTCAGTACTGATTTTGTTTTTTCCCCTTTACTTAATTTTGGCCTTACTCATTGCTTTTAGCTCAGAAGGGCCGATTTTTTACGTCCAAGAACGGGTAGGTAAAAACTACAGGCGCTTCAATTGTATTAAATTCCGCACAATGGTGAGCAATGCCGACGAAATGCTTATGCAGATGATGGAAACATCACCCCAATTGCGACAGGAATTTGAAAGTAGTTTTAAGCTGAAACATGACCCGCGAATTACCACAATCGGTAAATTTCTCCGCATTACCAGCTTGGACGAATTTCCTCAATTTTGGAATGTTTTAAAAGGAGATATGAGCGTCGTCGGGCCGCGTCCCCTGGTAGCAGAGGAATTACCAAAATACGGTCATCACATAGGACAAGTATTAACAATTCGACCAGGAATTACTGGATTATGGCAAGTGTCTGGGCGTAATGATATTCCTTACCCCAGAAGAGTGCAAATAGACCTGCACTATGTCAAATTTAGAAATTTCTGGCTTGACTTGTGGATAATCCTGAAAACGATTAATGTGGTGATTATGCCTAAAAATAACGGCGCTTATTGA
- a CDS encoding catalase family protein, producing the protein MNNPVSSTTEQEALLDEIIATSLQAQKQTGPDLRQIHSKSHGLLWGEFIIEPHLPEDLRIGLFKTPQTYPVWIRFSNGGAPQKRGTFNSDSQPDVRGIAIKVINVDGQKVLDDEEKTQDFILNNYPIFLTKDVRDYADLGKAGTGQLTPERMEELTYAFAILQKIASKKIGNPLLIQYWSMAPFKFGDKFVKFSVKPQQPEQPPETVPESENYLRESIVKYLTLEGQEASFDFLIQFYVDDEKTPIENHVQEWQEADSPFIKVATVRIPSQKFDFEERKRLDEGMLFSPWHTLLEHEPVGSVNLSRKRLYSELAQYRREQIAQRLREPQPYTVIQDQPL; encoded by the coding sequence ATGAATAATCCAGTATCATCTACCACTGAGCAGGAAGCACTGCTCGACGAGATTATAGCAACTAGTCTTCAGGCTCAAAAGCAAACAGGCCCAGACCTCCGCCAAATCCATAGCAAAAGTCATGGACTCCTTTGGGGAGAATTTATTATTGAACCCCATCTTCCTGAAGACTTGAGAATAGGTTTGTTTAAAACCCCTCAAACTTATCCTGTATGGATTCGTTTTTCTAATGGTGGTGCGCCTCAGAAACGTGGTACATTCAACTCCGATAGCCAGCCTGATGTTCGAGGTATTGCCATCAAGGTAATCAATGTAGATGGACAAAAAGTGCTAGATGACGAAGAAAAGACACAAGATTTTATCCTCAACAATTATCCTATTTTCTTGACTAAAGATGTTCGTGATTATGCAGATTTAGGCAAGGCAGGTACTGGACAACTTACGCCAGAGCGAATGGAAGAACTGACTTACGCCTTTGCTATTTTGCAAAAAATTGCTAGTAAGAAGATAGGTAATCCACTTCTAATTCAATATTGGAGTATGGCTCCATTTAAGTTTGGCGATAAATTTGTCAAATTTTCCGTCAAACCACAACAGCCGGAACAACCTCCCGAAACAGTTCCAGAATCGGAAAACTACCTACGGGAATCAATTGTCAAATATTTGACATTAGAAGGTCAAGAAGCCTCTTTTGATTTCCTGATTCAGTTTTATGTAGATGATGAAAAGACACCAATTGAAAACCACGTTCAGGAATGGCAAGAGGCAGATTCACCGTTTATTAAAGTTGCAACTGTGCGTATTCCTAGTCAAAAATTCGATTTTGAAGAACGCAAGCGTTTAGATGAAGGTATGTTATTTTCCCCTTGGCACACACTCCTAGAACATGAGCCTGTTGGCAGTGTAAATCTCTCTCGCAAGCGGCTTTATAGCGAACTTGCACAATATCGACGAGAGCAAATTGCCCAACGCTTGCGGGAACCACAACCGTATACAGTAATTCAAGATCAACCACTGTAA
- the gmd gene encoding GDP-mannose 4,6-dehydratase: MVQTKRALITGITGQDGSYLSEFLLEQGYEVHGIIRRTSTFNTDRIDHIYEDPHKEGVRLLLHYGDLTDGTTLRRILEEVQPTEIYNLGAQSHVRVSFDSPEYTVDAVGMGTLRLLEAIRDYQRRTGTEVRFYQAGSSEMYGLVQAVPQSETTPFYPRSPYACAKVYAHWQTVNYRESYNLFACNGILFNHESPRRGETFVTRKITRAVARIVAGKQKNLYMGNLDAKRDWGYAKDYVRAMWLMLQQDQPDDYVIATGETHSVREFLELAFGYVNLNWQDYVEFDDRYLRPAEVDLLIGDPTKAKQKLGWEPSVTFEGLVALMVEADLQALGHTSPNGNGSKVPVDVATIRQELGALHF; the protein is encoded by the coding sequence ATGGTGCAAACTAAGCGAGCGTTGATCACTGGTATTACCGGTCAAGATGGTTCATATCTGAGTGAATTTTTGTTAGAGCAAGGTTATGAAGTTCATGGAATTATTCGTCGGACTTCGACCTTCAACACAGACCGCATTGATCATATTTACGAAGACCCCCACAAAGAGGGTGTGCGGTTGTTACTTCACTACGGTGACTTGACAGATGGTACAACGCTGCGGCGAATTCTAGAAGAAGTTCAGCCAACCGAAATATATAACTTAGGCGCACAATCTCATGTTCGGGTGAGCTTTGATTCACCAGAATATACAGTTGATGCTGTGGGCATGGGTACTCTGCGTCTGTTGGAAGCGATTCGAGATTATCAGCGACGCACTGGTACAGAAGTCCGTTTCTATCAAGCTGGTTCTTCCGAAATGTATGGTTTAGTCCAAGCCGTACCACAAAGCGAAACCACACCATTTTATCCTCGTAGCCCCTACGCTTGTGCAAAAGTTTACGCACACTGGCAAACAGTAAATTACCGCGAATCTTACAATTTGTTTGCTTGTAACGGAATTTTGTTTAACCACGAATCACCACGACGTGGAGAAACATTTGTTACCCGGAAAATTACCAGAGCAGTAGCGAGAATTGTGGCTGGTAAGCAGAAAAATTTGTATATGGGTAATCTTGATGCGAAACGAGATTGGGGTTACGCAAAAGATTATGTACGGGCTATGTGGTTGATGTTACAACAAGACCAACCAGATGATTATGTAATTGCGACTGGGGAAACCCATTCCGTTAGAGAATTTTTAGAGTTAGCTTTTGGTTACGTCAATCTGAATTGGCAAGATTACGTAGAGTTTGACGATCGCTACCTACGCCCAGCAGAAGTAGACTTATTAATTGGTGATCCTACAAAGGCAAAACAAAAGTTAGGTTGGGAACCTTCTGTTACCTTTGAAGGATTAGTCGCTCTGATGGTGGAAGCAGATTTACAAGCATTGGGTCACACTTCACCTAATGGTAATGGTTCAAAAGTACCTGTAGATGTTGCTACTATTCGGCAAGAATTGGGCGCTCTCCACTTCTGA
- a CDS encoding GDP-L-fucose synthase family protein — MTALELKNKRILVTGGAGFLGRQVIDQLCKAGADEAKITVPRSRECDIRVWENCQRAVDQQDIIVHLAAHVGGIGLNREKPAELFYDNLIMGTQLIHAAYQAGVEKFVCVGTICAYPKFTPVPFKEDDLWNGYPEETNAPYGVAKKALLVQLQSYRQQYGFNGIYLLPVNLYGPEDNFDPRSSHVIPALIRKVHEAQINGDKQLPVWGDGSPTREFLYSEDAARGIVMGTQHYHESEPVNLGTGYEISIRDLITLICELMEFDGEIVWETDKPNGQPRRCLDTERAKQAFGFTAQVSFREGLKNTIDWYRQNAA, encoded by the coding sequence ATGACCGCCTTAGAACTAAAAAACAAAAGGATTCTCGTCACAGGTGGCGCGGGATTCCTCGGTCGTCAGGTAATAGATCAGCTGTGTAAGGCTGGGGCTGATGAGGCAAAAATTACCGTACCGCGATCGCGTGAATGTGACATCCGTGTATGGGAAAACTGTCAACGTGCAGTTGACCAACAAGATATCATCGTCCACCTAGCGGCTCACGTCGGTGGGATTGGTCTTAACCGCGAAAAGCCCGCAGAGTTATTCTACGACAACTTAATTATGGGAACCCAGCTCATTCATGCTGCCTACCAAGCTGGCGTAGAAAAATTCGTTTGTGTGGGTACAATTTGTGCTTACCCCAAATTTACACCAGTGCCATTTAAAGAAGATGACCTTTGGAATGGCTACCCAGAAGAAACTAACGCTCCCTACGGTGTGGCGAAGAAGGCGCTGTTGGTTCAATTGCAATCTTATCGCCAGCAATACGGATTCAATGGGATTTATCTTCTACCTGTAAATTTATATGGGCCAGAAGATAACTTTGACCCCAGAAGTTCTCACGTAATTCCCGCCTTAATTCGCAAAGTCCACGAAGCCCAAATTAACGGAGACAAACAACTCCCAGTTTGGGGTGATGGTAGTCCTACCCGCGAGTTTCTGTACTCTGAAGATGCAGCACGGGGAATTGTTATGGGGACTCAACATTACCATGAATCAGAACCAGTTAACTTAGGTACTGGTTATGAAATTTCCATTCGTGACTTGATTACCCTGATTTGCGAATTGATGGAGTTTGACGGTGAAATTGTTTGGGAAACCGACAAACCCAATGGTCAACCCCGTAGATGTTTAGATACAGAACGCGCCAAGCAAGCTTTTGGCTTTACTGCACAAGTTAGCTTTAGGGAAGGTCTGAAAAATACCATTGATTGGTATCGTCAAAACGCTGCTTAA
- the rfbB gene encoding dTDP-glucose 4,6-dehydratase gives MQTVLVTGGAGFIGANFILLARQNNWFNIINLDKLTYASNLENLAQLQADPNYDFLQGDIGNVELVSDLLNKYQPNAIINFAAETHVDRSIFSPQTFIQTNVVGTFNLLEATRFYWQKLSPQNQQQFRFLHVSTDEVYGSLSTQDSAFREDTPYAPNSPYAASKAASDHFVRAYYHTYGLPNLTTNCSNNYGPHQFPEKLIPLIILNAIDGKPLPIYGDGQNIRDWLYVIDHCEAIYLVLQKGKIGETYNIGGLNEQTNLTVVEKICTILDELAPKSDLRHSSLMTFVPDRPGHDRRYAIDCDKIISELGWQPKENFDSGLLKTVQWYLDNSNWVNQVRSGAYQNWLKQNYENRQAK, from the coding sequence ATGCAGACAGTATTAGTAACAGGTGGAGCCGGATTTATTGGTGCTAATTTTATTCTTTTAGCTCGGCAAAATAATTGGTTCAATATAATTAATTTAGATAAACTTACTTACGCTAGCAATTTAGAAAATTTAGCGCAACTCCAAGCTGACCCAAATTACGATTTTTTGCAAGGAGATATTGGTAACGTTGAGCTAGTGAGTGATTTACTAAATAAATACCAGCCAAATGCAATTATTAATTTTGCTGCCGAAACTCATGTTGACCGTTCTATATTTAGTCCCCAAACTTTTATTCAAACAAATGTAGTCGGTACATTTAATTTATTGGAAGCAACTCGATTTTATTGGCAAAAATTATCACCGCAAAATCAGCAACAATTTCGGTTTTTACACGTTTCTACAGATGAAGTATACGGCTCATTAAGCACACAAGACTCAGCTTTTAGAGAAGATACACCCTATGCGCCTAATAGCCCTTATGCAGCATCTAAAGCTGCATCTGATCATTTTGTCCGAGCTTACTATCACACCTATGGTTTACCTAATTTAACTACCAATTGTTCTAATAACTATGGGCCACATCAATTTCCCGAAAAGTTAATTCCTTTGATTATTCTAAATGCTATAGATGGTAAGCCTTTACCTATATATGGTGATGGTCAGAATATTCGAGATTGGCTTTATGTTATTGACCACTGTGAAGCTATTTATCTGGTTTTACAAAAGGGTAAAATTGGTGAAACTTATAATATTGGTGGGCTGAATGAACAAACAAATTTAACAGTGGTAGAAAAAATTTGTACCATTCTTGATGAATTAGCACCAAAATCTGATTTGCGACATTCATCTTTGATGACTTTTGTTCCAGACCGTCCTGGCCATGATAGAAGATATGCAATTGATTGCGATAAAATTATTAGTGAATTAGGTTGGCAACCAAAAGAAAATTTTGATAGTGGATTACTAAAAACAGTGCAATGGTATTTAGATAATTCCAATTGGGTTAATCAAGTACGTTCAGGTGCTTACCAGAATTGGTTAAAACAAAACTACGAAAATCGCCAAGCCAAATGA
- a CDS encoding NAD-dependent epimerase/dehydratase family protein — MRILIMGGTRFIGVYLTEILLKQGHEVVLFNRGNRPVPSKVGQIIGDRTDAAQLKEKLSQENFDIIFDNNGRELSDTQPLAEIFQGRVQQFVYMSSAGVYLKSDQLPHVEGDAIDPKSRHKGKYETEAYLAEKGLPFTSIRPTYIYGPSNYNDLESWFFDRIVRDRPIPIPGNGLHITQLGHVKDLATAMSLVIGNQTAIGQIYNISGDRFVTFDGLVRACAVAAGKSPDAIKIVHYDPKKFDFGKRKAFPMRVQHFFASVQKAQTELNWQPEYDLISGLKDSLNNDYLANGRDKKEVDFSMDEEILQAV, encoded by the coding sequence ATGCGAATTTTAATTATGGGTGGCACTAGGTTCATTGGTGTTTACCTAACTGAAATACTTTTAAAACAAGGGCATGAGGTGGTACTGTTCAATCGTGGCAATCGTCCGGTACCATCCAAAGTAGGACAGATTATAGGCGATCGCACGGATGCAGCCCAGCTGAAAGAAAAGTTGTCACAAGAAAATTTTGACATCATTTTCGACAATAATGGTCGAGAACTCAGCGATACTCAGCCATTAGCAGAAATTTTTCAAGGTCGAGTGCAGCAGTTTGTTTACATGAGTTCAGCAGGGGTTTATCTGAAATCTGACCAATTACCCCATGTTGAAGGTGATGCTATTGACCCGAAGAGTCGCCATAAGGGTAAATACGAAACTGAGGCTTACTTAGCGGAAAAAGGACTACCTTTTACTTCAATTCGCCCAACTTATATTTACGGGCCAAGTAATTACAACGATTTAGAAAGTTGGTTTTTTGATAGAATTGTGCGCGATCGCCCAATTCCAATTCCGGGTAATGGTTTACATATTACCCAGTTGGGTCATGTAAAAGATTTGGCAACGGCGATGTCTTTGGTGATTGGCAATCAAACAGCGATTGGGCAGATTTATAATATTTCAGGCGATCGCTTTGTGACTTTTGATGGTTTAGTCCGTGCTTGTGCTGTGGCTGCTGGTAAATCACCAGATGCAATTAAAATAGTTCACTACGACCCAAAAAAATTTGATTTTGGCAAGCGCAAAGCTTTCCCGATGCGTGTCCAACATTTCTTCGCATCGGTACAAAAAGCCCAAACAGAATTAAATTGGCAACCCGAATATGATTTAATTTCTGGGCTAAAAGATTCCTTAAACAATGATTATCTCGCCAATGGACGAGATAAGAAGGAAGTAGATTTCTCTATGGATGAAGAAATTTTACAAGCTGTGTAG
- a CDS encoding sugar transferase produces MVSLPTFPSRTGAYTVDALAFADDYSAANFVPQPLHESTSSITKRLIDILGAIVGLIITAMLAIPIAIVTKITNPGPIFYSQIRCGINGKPFRIWKFRSMVVNADQIKHLVKNQAQGHIFKSVDDPRITPVGKFLRRTSLDEFPQFWNVLKGEMSLVGTRPPTPDEVIHYAPHHWERLRVKPGMTGEWQVNGRSTIKDFETIVKMDVDYQHKWSIVYDLMLIFKTIWVVLNKSGAC; encoded by the coding sequence ATGGTGTCACTACCAACTTTTCCCTCTCGCACAGGTGCATACACTGTGGATGCGTTAGCTTTTGCTGATGACTATTCAGCCGCTAATTTTGTCCCACAGCCTTTACACGAATCAACCTCTAGCATCACAAAAAGATTAATTGACATTTTAGGGGCTATTGTTGGACTCATCATCACCGCGATGCTGGCAATTCCCATAGCAATTGTTACCAAAATTACTAATCCCGGCCCGATATTTTATTCGCAAATTCGCTGTGGAATTAACGGTAAACCTTTCCGTATCTGGAAGTTTCGGTCGATGGTAGTCAATGCTGACCAAATCAAGCATCTAGTCAAAAATCAAGCCCAAGGCCACATTTTTAAATCAGTTGACGATCCTCGTATTACTCCTGTCGGAAAATTCTTGCGTCGCACCAGCTTAGATGAATTTCCTCAGTTTTGGAATGTGCTGAAGGGCGAAATGAGTTTAGTTGGAACACGTCCCCCTACACCCGATGAAGTCATCCACTACGCACCCCACCATTGGGAAAGGTTAAGAGTTAAGCCAGGAATGACAGGAGAATGGCAAGTCAATGGTCGTTCTACCATTAAAGATTTTGAAACTATCGTCAAAATGGATGTTGATTATCAACACAAGTGGTCAATAGTTTATGACCTGATGTTGATATTTAAAACCATCTGGGTGGTATTGAATAAAAGTGGGGCTTGTTAG